The following proteins are co-located in the Robbsia betulipollinis genome:
- a CDS encoding FUSC family protein, translating to MYPSKRDWLFSVKTFAAAMLALYLALLFELPRPYWAMASVYVVSNPFVGATRSKALYRALGTLLGASAAVFFVPLLVDTPLLLSLAVATWTGSLLFLALTDRTARSYVFMLAGYTLPLIAFPVVNDPATVFDVAVARSEEIILGIVCASAVNSALFPNRLGAALGERTGAWFNDAVAYARETLSGRIVGKDLSAARQRLATSVNGLEFLLSQLAYDDTQPDVLRRAHALRGRMALLLPIASALGDPLAALRAQGAIPAELESLLVDITQWIGSKDGALRDREADSLRVRLDALEPQVMRVPGPGDTRASAAGVSIGAATVAPPDADAAPDAPALAEVPNVPAWTGMPVTLALEEDGNAKGAGKADDAADAADAPGTPDNAALPATERVDQSIAAAPYLNPNWDRALLSSLLWRLRLMVDLWQDCRALREMIETETSAAWRPHLRHWRLGGAERHIDLTMMFLSVLPAVGTTLLAAAIWIMTGWADGAGAVTLAAVACSFFAALDQPAPQVFSFFIWTLVSSVLAGIYLFLVLPNAHDFPMLVLMFAVPFICVGTLIPQPRFTLATMLTSVNTATFLSIQSAYDANFTSFLNSNMAGCAGLLFAFLCTRITRPFGAEMAAGRLTRAGWSDIVLAASPHAIVAQNNMASRMLDRLMQLLPRLGASDDQRHPSIDSFRDLRVGLNALDLQHVRRTLREERRMPIDQVLAGVRAYFQGCIDARERLPTPPELAERIDAALASDPDSRGALHALVGLRLSLFPIATAPVAGGPTLETAA from the coding sequence ATGTATCCATCCAAAAGAGACTGGCTGTTTTCCGTCAAGACATTTGCTGCGGCAATGCTTGCGCTGTATCTCGCCCTGCTTTTCGAACTGCCGCGCCCGTACTGGGCGATGGCGTCGGTCTACGTCGTATCGAACCCCTTCGTCGGCGCGACCCGCTCGAAAGCGCTGTATCGCGCGCTGGGCACCTTGCTGGGCGCGTCGGCGGCGGTATTTTTCGTGCCCCTGCTGGTTGATACCCCATTGCTGCTGAGCCTCGCCGTCGCCACCTGGACCGGCTCGCTGCTGTTTCTCGCGCTGACCGACCGGACCGCGCGCAGCTACGTCTTCATGCTGGCGGGTTATACGCTGCCGCTGATCGCCTTTCCCGTGGTCAACGATCCCGCGACGGTATTCGATGTGGCGGTGGCGCGCAGTGAGGAGATCATCCTCGGCATCGTCTGTGCGTCGGCGGTCAACAGCGCCCTGTTTCCGAACCGGCTCGGCGCGGCGCTGGGCGAGCGCACCGGCGCCTGGTTCAACGACGCGGTGGCGTACGCGCGCGAAACCCTCTCCGGACGCATCGTCGGCAAGGACTTGTCGGCCGCGCGGCAACGCCTGGCGACCTCGGTGAATGGGCTCGAATTCCTGTTGAGCCAACTGGCCTACGACGATACCCAGCCCGACGTGCTGCGCCGCGCGCACGCGCTGCGCGGCCGGATGGCGCTGCTGCTGCCGATCGCCTCGGCGCTCGGCGATCCGCTCGCGGCGCTGCGCGCGCAGGGCGCGATTCCTGCCGAACTGGAAAGTTTGCTGGTGGACATCACTCAGTGGATCGGCAGCAAGGACGGGGCGCTGCGCGACCGCGAGGCCGACTCCCTGCGCGTGCGCCTGGATGCGTTGGAGCCGCAGGTGATGCGCGTGCCCGGTCCCGGAGACACGCGGGCCTCGGCGGCAGGCGTATCCATCGGCGCCGCCACCGTGGCGCCGCCCGACGCCGACGCCGCGCCGGACGCGCCCGCGCTGGCCGAGGTACCGAACGTGCCGGCGTGGACGGGCATGCCCGTGACGCTTGCCCTGGAGGAAGACGGGAATGCGAAGGGTGCAGGGAAGGCAGACGATGCAGCGGATGCAGCGGATGCGCCCGGGACCCCGGACAACGCCGCCCTGCCCGCCACCGAACGCGTCGACCAGTCCATCGCCGCCGCGCCCTATCTGAACCCGAACTGGGACCGCGCGTTGTTGTCGTCGCTGCTCTGGCGCCTGCGCCTCATGGTCGACCTGTGGCAGGACTGCCGCGCGTTGCGCGAGATGATCGAGACCGAGACGTCCGCCGCCTGGCGTCCGCACCTGCGTCACTGGCGGCTGGGCGGCGCCGAGCGGCATATCGATCTGACGATGATGTTCCTGTCGGTCCTGCCCGCGGTCGGCACGACATTGCTCGCGGCGGCGATCTGGATCATGACCGGCTGGGCCGACGGCGCCGGCGCGGTGACCCTCGCGGCCGTGGCTTGCAGCTTCTTCGCCGCGCTCGACCAGCCGGCCCCCCAGGTCTTCAGCTTCTTCATCTGGACGCTGGTCAGCAGCGTGCTCGCCGGCATCTATCTGTTCCTCGTGCTGCCCAATGCGCATGATTTTCCGATGCTGGTGCTGATGTTCGCGGTACCCTTCATCTGCGTCGGCACGCTGATCCCGCAGCCGCGCTTCACGCTCGCGACGATGCTGACCTCGGTCAATACCGCCACCTTCCTCAGCATCCAGAGCGCCTACGACGCGAATTTCACGTCGTTCCTGAACAGCAACATGGCCGGTTGCGCCGGCCTGCTGTTCGCCTTTCTCTGCACGCGCATCACGCGGCCTTTCGGTGCCGAGATGGCCGCCGGCCGCCTGACGCGGGCCGGCTGGTCGGACATCGTGCTCGCCGCCTCGCCGCACGCGATCGTCGCGCAGAACAACATGGCCTCGCGGATGCTCGACCGGTTGATGCAATTGCTGCCCCGCCTGGGTGCCTCCGACGATCAGCGCCATCCGTCGATCGACAGTTTCCGGGACCTGCGCGTGGGCCTCAACGCGCTCGACCTGCAGCATGTGCGGCGCACGCTGCGCGAAGAACGGCGCATGCCGATCGATCAGGTGCTGGCCGGTGTCCGCGCGTATTTCCAGGGCTGCATCGACGCACGCGAACGCTTGCCCACCCCCCCCGAACTCGCCGAACGGATCGACGCGGCGCTGGCGTCCGATCCCGACAGCCGGGGCGCGCTGCATGCGCTGGTCGGGCTGCGCCTGTCGTTGTTCCCGATCGCCACCGCGCCGGTGGCGGGCGGCCCCACTCTGGAGACTGCGGCATGA
- a CDS encoding DUF1656 domain-containing protein, with product MIGEFDLVGVFLPELLVWMLVTYCIQFFVGKGLARAGLYRHVWHRSVFDLALYIVLLGLVVFVSHSFSIG from the coding sequence ATGATCGGCGAATTCGATCTCGTCGGCGTGTTCCTGCCGGAACTGCTGGTCTGGATGCTCGTGACCTATTGCATCCAGTTCTTCGTGGGCAAAGGACTCGCGCGCGCGGGTCTGTACCGTCATGTCTGGCATCGCTCGGTGTTCGATCTCGCGCTTTACATCGTCCTTCTCGGTCTCGTCGTTTTCGTGTCGCACTCGTTCAGCATCGGTTGA
- a CDS encoding efflux RND transporter periplasmic adaptor subunit — protein sequence MLVLVAAVLGAGFAIYVRHVADTGVAAPAAAVGRADIEASVRATGMIRPIRQVDVGTQASGQLRTLKVALGERVARGQLLAEIDPDLARNDVRSSQALLDEELARRRSALAERALRERKLARARDLRAADAGSQAALELAQAQFDVQRAALAEREAAILRARIVLDSARARLAQTRVVAPIDGVVTSIAIKEGQTIVATQSAQVIMTLADLSIMTVEARVSEADVTRVAPGQQSYFTVLAEPDVRYAGLLREVEPAPVRITGDSSGAIYYNALFDVDNASGRLRAMMTANVRIVQDSASQALVIPILALDRPLGPDVAEVRVAGPKGGVTRKVRLGLRSDTHVEVREGLSEGERVLLADGAS from the coding sequence GTGCTCGTTCTCGTGGCCGCGGTGCTCGGCGCCGGCTTCGCGATCTACGTCCGTCATGTCGCCGATACGGGTGTCGCGGCGCCCGCGGCGGCCGTGGGCAGGGCGGATATCGAGGCGTCGGTCCGCGCGACCGGCATGATCCGGCCGATCCGGCAGGTCGATGTCGGTACGCAGGCGAGCGGGCAACTGCGCACCCTGAAGGTCGCGCTGGGCGAGCGCGTCGCACGCGGACAACTGCTCGCGGAAATCGATCCCGATCTGGCACGCAACGACGTGCGCAGCAGTCAGGCGCTGCTCGACGAGGAGTTGGCGCGCCGACGCTCGGCGCTGGCGGAGCGGGCCCTGCGCGAACGGAAGCTCGCGCGTGCGCGCGACCTGCGCGCCGCCGATGCCGGATCCCAGGCGGCACTGGAACTGGCGCAGGCGCAGTTCGACGTGCAGCGCGCGGCGCTCGCGGAGCGTGAGGCGGCGATACTGCGCGCCCGGATCGTGCTGGACAGCGCGCGGGCGCGGCTCGCGCAGACCCGGGTGGTCGCACCGATCGACGGGGTGGTGACGTCGATCGCGATCAAGGAAGGGCAGACCATCGTCGCCACGCAAAGTGCCCAGGTGATCATGACGCTGGCCGATCTGTCGATCATGACGGTGGAAGCGCGCGTGTCGGAAGCCGACGTCACGCGTGTCGCGCCCGGTCAGCAAAGTTATTTCACCGTACTGGCCGAGCCGGATGTGCGTTACGCCGGCCTTTTGCGGGAGGTGGAACCCGCGCCGGTGCGGATCACCGGGGACAGCAGCGGCGCGATCTATTACAACGCCTTGTTCGATGTCGACAATGCGTCGGGCCGATTGCGCGCGATGATGACCGCGAACGTGCGGATCGTGCAGGACAGCGCATCGCAGGCGCTGGTGATTCCGATTCTCGCGCTCGACAGGCCGCTCGGGCCGGATGTCGCCGAGGTCCGCGTCGCCGGTCCGAAAGGCGGCGTGACGCGCAAGGTGCGGCTTGGCCTGAGAAGCGATACGCATGTGGAAGTGCGCGAAGGGCTGTCGGAAGGCGAGCGGGTCCTGCTCGCGGACGGCGCGTCGTGA
- a CDS encoding winged helix-turn-helix transcriptional regulator: protein MTRHDPASVPVPVVPSRVGDSAQCVALGQIIDRVADKWAVMTIGNLSTGSLRFNELMRRIPGVSHRMLTLTLRGLQRDGIVDRTAFATVPPRVDYALTELGKSLIEPLGALARWAESKQDQVLAARANYDTRMNP from the coding sequence ATGACCCGACACGACCCTGCTTCCGTTCCGGTTCCCGTTGTACCGTCGCGGGTTGGAGATTCCGCGCAATGCGTGGCGCTCGGGCAGATCATCGACCGCGTGGCGGATAAATGGGCCGTGATGACGATCGGCAATCTATCCACCGGCTCGTTGCGGTTCAACGAATTGATGCGACGCATTCCCGGCGTCTCGCACCGGATGTTGACGCTGACGCTTCGGGGACTACAGCGGGACGGCATAGTCGATCGAACCGCCTTCGCGACGGTTCCGCCGCGGGTCGATTATGCGTTGACGGAACTCGGGAAATCGCTGATCGAGCCCTTGGGCGCGTTGGCGCGCTGGGCCGAATCGAAACAGGATCAGGTTTTGGCGGCGCGGGCGAACTACGATACCCGGATGAATCCATAG
- a CDS encoding MarR family winged helix-turn-helix transcriptional regulator: MSDPLRHMHLALSTELVVSARAWRRTADQALSAFGISSSSALPLLMIGRLGDDGVRQVTLAQAVGIEGPSLVRVLDQLCAAQLVRRDEDPMDGRAKIVSLTHAGQRMVVAIEGQLSDLRDRVLEGVSDTELEIALRVVRRFNGAPALSAAPAAASHPTAPPNDAPRPAPARPRDAS; this comes from the coding sequence ATGTCAGACCCTCTTCGCCACATGCACCTCGCGCTGAGCACCGAACTCGTCGTCTCGGCGCGCGCCTGGCGGCGCACCGCGGACCAGGCGCTGAGCGCCTTCGGTATTTCCAGTTCCTCGGCACTGCCGCTCCTGATGATCGGCCGTCTGGGCGACGACGGCGTGCGACAGGTGACGCTCGCACAGGCGGTGGGCATCGAAGGGCCGTCACTGGTGAGGGTGCTGGACCAACTCTGCGCGGCGCAACTGGTGCGACGCGACGAAGACCCCATGGACGGCCGCGCGAAGATCGTTTCGCTGACCCATGCGGGCCAGCGCATGGTGGTGGCGATCGAAGGCCAGCTCAGCGACCTGCGCGACCGTGTTCTGGAGGGCGTCAGCGATACCGAGCTGGAGATCGCGCTGCGGGTGGTGCGCCGCTTCAACGGCGCTCCCGCGCTGTCGGCGGCGCCGGCTGCCGCGTCGCATCCTACGGCACCGCCGAACGACGCGCCACGTCCGGCCCCCGCCCGCCCGCGCGACGCTTCGTGA
- a CDS encoding efflux RND transporter periplasmic adaptor subunit, whose protein sequence is MKLKLSSIGRVLLTLIVVAIAAVVLWNLVRYYMFAPWTRDGHIRADVVQVAPDVSGLIDRVDVRDNQAVARGQVLFVIDQARFRLALSQAQAMVAMRRATLDQARREANRNRSLGDLVAQEVLEESQSRAQQAAASLEEAEVAVGVAQLNLQRSVVLSPADGYLNDRAPRRGEFVTAGRPVLAVVDAGSFHVDGYFEETKLSQIAIGQGVQIHVMGQPQFLHGHVTSIVSAIEDRDRVQGSNLLPNVNPAFSWVRLAQRVPVRIALDEVPANVRLIAGRTATVSIEDANGAIVTPFFGRSVHPRPAPAGTP, encoded by the coding sequence TTGAAACTCAAACTCTCCTCCATCGGTCGCGTCCTGCTGACCTTGATCGTGGTGGCCATCGCCGCCGTGGTGCTCTGGAATCTCGTGCGCTATTACATGTTCGCGCCCTGGACGCGCGACGGCCACATCCGCGCGGACGTGGTGCAGGTCGCGCCCGACGTCAGCGGCCTGATCGACCGCGTCGACGTGCGCGACAACCAGGCCGTCGCACGCGGTCAGGTGCTGTTCGTCATCGATCAGGCACGCTTCAGGCTGGCGCTGTCCCAGGCGCAGGCGATGGTGGCGATGCGCCGCGCCACGCTCGATCAGGCGCGGCGCGAGGCCAACCGCAACCGCTCGCTCGGCGACCTCGTCGCGCAGGAGGTGCTCGAGGAGAGTCAGTCGCGCGCGCAGCAAGCCGCCGCCTCGCTCGAAGAAGCCGAAGTGGCGGTGGGCGTGGCGCAACTCAATCTGCAACGCAGCGTGGTGCTCAGCCCCGCCGACGGCTACCTGAACGACCGCGCGCCGCGTCGCGGCGAGTTCGTGACGGCCGGCCGGCCGGTGTTGGCGGTGGTCGATGCCGGCTCCTTCCATGTCGACGGGTATTTCGAGGAAACCAAATTGTCGCAAATCGCGATCGGTCAGGGCGTGCAGATCCACGTGATGGGGCAGCCGCAATTCCTGCATGGGCATGTGACCAGCATCGTGTCGGCGATCGAAGACCGCGACCGCGTGCAGGGGTCGAATCTGCTGCCCAACGTCAATCCGGCATTCAGCTGGGTGCGGCTGGCGCAGCGTGTGCCGGTTCGCATCGCGCTCGACGAGGTGCCGGCCAACGTGCGGCTGATCGCCGGCCGCACCGCCACGGTCTCCATCGAGGATGCGAACGGCGCCATCGTCACGCCCTTCTTCGGGCGCTCCGTGCACCCGCGGCCCGCACCGGCAGGCACACCATGA
- the gndA gene encoding NADP-dependent phosphogluconate dehydrogenase: protein MSKQSIGVVGLAVMGRNLALNIESRGHAVSVFNRSREKTDELIAEYPDRKLVPAFTLEEFVASLEKPRRILLMVKAGAGTDATIDSLRPLLEPDDILIDGGNTHFTDTIRRNEALAKSGLHFIGTGVSGGEEGALKGPSIMPGGQREAYDLVAPILTEIAAKAPDGEPCVAYMGPNGAGHFVKMVHNGIEYGDMQLIAESYWVLKQVLGLSNEELGKTYVEWNKGELDSYLIEITTKIFDKKDEKTGEHLVDVILDRAAQKGTGKWTSQNALDLGVPLPLITESVFARVLSSLKTQRVAASKVLSGPAKKPFEGDRAAFVEAVRRALYLSKIVSYAQGFAQLRAASDEYKWDLDYGTIAKIFRAGCIIRARFLQKITDAYSKDKELANLLLDPYFKDIADNYQQALRDVVSAAVQAGVPVPAFASAIAYYDSYRSATLPANLVQAQRDFFGAHTFERIDQEGSFHADWS from the coding sequence ATGAGCAAACAATCCATCGGTGTCGTCGGCCTGGCCGTCATGGGCCGCAACCTCGCCCTGAATATCGAAAGCCGCGGCCACGCGGTCTCCGTGTTCAACCGCAGCCGCGAGAAGACCGACGAACTGATCGCCGAATATCCGGATCGCAAGCTCGTTCCGGCGTTCACCCTGGAGGAGTTCGTCGCGTCGCTCGAAAAGCCGCGGCGCATCCTTTTGATGGTCAAGGCGGGCGCGGGCACCGATGCGACGATCGATTCGCTGCGCCCGCTGCTGGAGCCGGACGACATTCTCATCGACGGCGGCAACACGCACTTCACCGACACGATCCGACGCAATGAGGCGCTGGCCAAATCCGGGCTGCATTTCATCGGCACCGGGGTTTCGGGCGGCGAGGAGGGGGCGTTGAAGGGGCCGTCGATCATGCCGGGCGGTCAGCGCGAAGCATACGACCTGGTGGCGCCGATCCTTACCGAGATCGCTGCCAAGGCCCCGGACGGCGAGCCGTGTGTCGCCTACATGGGACCGAACGGTGCCGGTCACTTCGTGAAGATGGTCCACAACGGCATCGAATACGGCGATATGCAGTTGATCGCCGAAAGCTATTGGGTGCTGAAGCAGGTGCTGGGCCTGTCGAACGAGGAACTGGGCAAGACCTATGTCGAGTGGAACAAGGGCGAACTCGACAGCTACCTGATCGAGATCACCACGAAGATCTTCGACAAGAAGGACGAAAAGACCGGCGAGCATCTGGTTGACGTGATCCTCGACCGCGCGGCGCAGAAGGGCACCGGCAAGTGGACCAGTCAGAATGCGCTGGATCTGGGCGTGCCGCTGCCGTTGATCACCGAATCGGTGTTCGCGCGCGTGCTGTCGTCGTTGAAGACGCAGCGCGTGGCTGCCAGCAAGGTGCTGTCGGGACCCGCGAAAAAACCGTTCGAGGGCGACCGTGCCGCCTTCGTCGAGGCCGTGCGCCGCGCGCTCTACCTGAGCAAGATCGTATCGTACGCACAGGGTTTCGCGCAGTTGCGTGCCGCGTCGGACGAGTACAAGTGGGACCTGGACTACGGCACCATCGCGAAGATCTTCCGCGCGGGCTGCATCATTCGCGCGCGCTTCCTGCAAAAGATCACCGATGCCTACTCGAAGGACAAGGAGCTCGCGAATCTGCTGCTCGATCCGTATTTCAAGGATATCGCGGACAACTACCAGCAAGCGCTGCGCGACGTGGTCAGCGCGGCGGTGCAGGCGGGCGTGCCGGTGCCGGCGTTCGCCTCGGCGATCGCCTACTACGACAGTTATCGCTCGGCCACGCTGCCGGCCAATCTGGTGCAGGCACAGCGGGACTTCTTCGGCGCGCATACGTTCGAACGGATCGATCAGGAAGGAAGTTTCCACGCCGACTGGTCCTAA
- a CDS encoding NAD(P)H-binding protein yields MKIGITGASGRLGGEVWARLRVSAANHALIGLGRKPAASSPATNWRRMDYDRPETLGAAFAGLDRLLLVPTPDLQPGALGRQLCAAIDAAADAGVGHVYLLSALHAAGTAHASDLTRGYTLAEQRLSERCAHATVFRTSFYVETFAAMAKMSIPHGTMFGLAENKVSFISRGDVARSLAGALHADSLPRRHYDLTGPVSVSGAERAGLVAELSGRPMAFAVMSKPQLRDALSRASLPDFIVESLVAMQETFAQGAFDLVTEDVLALTGHAPKPMKAALAEAMQ; encoded by the coding sequence ATGAAAATCGGCATCACAGGCGCATCCGGTCGATTGGGCGGCGAGGTGTGGGCCCGCCTGCGCGTATCGGCCGCGAATCACGCGTTGATCGGCCTGGGTCGGAAACCTGCTGCGTCCTCGCCCGCGACAAACTGGCGCCGGATGGACTACGATCGGCCGGAGACCCTGGGCGCCGCATTTGCGGGACTGGACCGTCTGCTACTGGTGCCAACCCCCGATTTGCAGCCGGGCGCCCTGGGGCGACAGCTTTGCGCTGCGATCGATGCCGCAGCGGATGCGGGCGTCGGTCATGTCTATCTGCTTTCCGCGCTGCACGCGGCCGGCACCGCGCATGCCTCGGACCTGACGCGCGGCTATACCCTCGCCGAGCAACGCCTGAGCGAGCGTTGCGCCCATGCCACCGTGTTCAGGACGAGCTTCTATGTCGAGACCTTCGCGGCCATGGCGAAAATGTCGATTCCCCATGGCACGATGTTCGGGTTGGCCGAAAACAAGGTTTCCTTCATCTCGCGCGGCGACGTGGCAAGGTCATTGGCCGGTGCGCTGCATGCTGACTCGCTCCCCAGGCGCCACTATGACCTGACAGGCCCGGTCAGCGTGAGCGGTGCCGAACGCGCCGGTCTGGTCGCTGAACTGTCGGGTCGTCCGATGGCGTTCGCCGTCATGTCGAAGCCGCAACTGCGCGATGCGCTGTCACGGGCGTCCTTACCCGACTTCATCGTCGAATCGTTGGTGGCCATGCAGGAGACGTTCGCGCAAGGCGCCTTCGATCTGGTTACCGAAGACGTTCTGGCGCTCACGGGACACGCGCCGAAACCGATGAAGGCGGCGCTTGCGGAAGCCATGCAATAG
- a CDS encoding efflux transporter outer membrane subunit, translating into MKLHRALWALPSLFCVAACTTIGPDYHVPDTALVKQPLAARALIEQDDGAAGKTLGEAASAAAVPDYWWRLYDDPALDALVNEALKSNNDLRVATANLARANAILGVAEAQGGFSANASATINRAQESAEQYLMTEKLPVGYVGDAGLSVSYQFDLFGTLRRGVEASAADLDAVRAAVDTARITVVANVVRAYFESCSAAEEEDIANHSLALQNRSVDLARRLRSAGRGAQPNVTRSVTQAQSVRADLPRFAAQRRVARYQLAALLVRSPDALPASIAACRRTPRILTPLPVGDGAALLRRRPDVREAERRLAGATARIGVALGELYPNVSFGASAGVTGIGGDLGTVPTQRWGFGPLISWTFPANGVRGRIRAAHAGADIALAQFDGVVLNALRETQSRLATYAGDLGRLDALYDVQRSAEQSSDETHRFFLAGRESFLADLDAARTLTNVNAQVAGAEAKVAQDQVDVFLALGGGWQVEGAGIADPAAGVARAASGASGS; encoded by the coding sequence ATGAAACTGCATCGCGCGCTATGGGCGCTGCCCTCCCTCTTCTGCGTGGCGGCCTGCACGACCATCGGCCCGGATTATCACGTGCCGGACACGGCGCTCGTCAAACAGCCGCTGGCGGCCCGGGCGCTGATCGAACAGGATGACGGCGCGGCCGGCAAGACGCTGGGCGAGGCGGCCTCGGCGGCCGCGGTGCCCGACTACTGGTGGCGTCTCTACGACGACCCGGCGCTCGATGCGCTGGTGAACGAAGCGCTCAAATCGAACAACGATCTGCGGGTAGCAACCGCCAACCTCGCACGCGCGAACGCGATCCTGGGCGTGGCCGAGGCGCAGGGCGGTTTTTCGGCGAATGCCTCGGCGACCATCAACCGGGCGCAGGAATCCGCCGAGCAGTATCTGATGACGGAAAAGCTGCCCGTCGGCTATGTCGGCGACGCGGGGCTGTCGGTGTCCTACCAGTTCGACCTGTTCGGCACGCTGCGGCGCGGCGTCGAAGCCTCCGCGGCGGACCTCGATGCGGTGCGCGCGGCGGTCGACACCGCGCGCATCACCGTGGTCGCCAATGTCGTGCGCGCCTATTTCGAAAGTTGTTCGGCGGCGGAAGAGGAAGATATCGCGAACCATTCGCTGGCACTGCAGAATCGCAGCGTCGATCTCGCAAGGCGGCTGCGCAGCGCGGGACGGGGCGCGCAACCGAACGTGACGCGCTCGGTCACGCAGGCGCAGAGCGTGCGCGCCGACCTGCCGCGTTTCGCCGCGCAGCGGCGCGTCGCGCGTTACCAACTCGCGGCCCTGCTGGTACGCAGCCCCGACGCCCTGCCGGCATCGATCGCGGCATGCCGGCGCACGCCGCGCATCCTGACGCCGTTACCGGTCGGCGACGGCGCGGCGCTGCTGCGGCGCCGACCCGACGTCCGCGAGGCGGAACGGCGTCTGGCGGGCGCGACCGCCCGTATCGGCGTCGCGCTGGGCGAGCTGTATCCGAACGTGAGCTTTGGCGCGAGCGCGGGCGTCACCGGCATCGGTGGCGACCTGGGCACCGTCCCTACCCAGCGCTGGGGTTTCGGGCCGCTCATCAGCTGGACCTTTCCGGCGAACGGCGTGCGCGGCCGGATTCGCGCGGCCCATGCGGGTGCCGATATCGCGCTCGCGCAATTCGACGGGGTCGTGCTGAATGCGCTGCGCGAGACGCAAAGCCGTCTCGCCACCTACGCGGGGGACCTGGGGCGGCTGGACGCGCTCTACGACGTGCAGCGCTCGGCGGAACAGTCGTCGGATGAAACGCACCGCTTTTTCCTCGCGGGACGCGAATCCTTCCTGGCCGATCTGGACGCCGCGCGCACGCTGACCAACGTCAACGCGCAAGTGGCCGGCGCCGAGGCCAAGGTGGCCCAGGATCAGGTGGACGTCTTCCTCGCGCTGGGCGGCGGTTGGCAGGTCGAGGGAGCGGGGATCGCCGATCCCGCCGCCGGCGTCGCCAGGGCCGCGTCGGGCGCCAGCGGTTCGTAG